A genomic window from Bacteroidota bacterium includes:
- the rplE gene encoding 50S ribosomal protein L5 gives MYPRLLEMYKKDLAPVMMKRFNYKSVMQVPRLEKISLNMGVGAATQDAKLIETAAKELELITGQKPAITKAKKAISNFKLRQGVPIGARVTLRGRQMYEFLDRLVNVAMPQIRDFRGVPDKSFDGRGNYTLGIKEQIIFREIDADKVTKINGMDITFVTTAKTDLEAMELLKGFGMPFVKRDTVQKAN, from the coding sequence GTGTACCCCCGTCTGCTCGAGATGTACAAGAAAGACCTGGCGCCGGTCATGATGAAGCGGTTCAACTATAAGAGCGTGATGCAGGTGCCGCGGCTCGAAAAGATCTCCCTGAACATGGGCGTCGGCGCCGCAACGCAGGACGCGAAGTTGATCGAGACCGCCGCGAAAGAACTGGAATTGATCACCGGACAGAAACCGGCGATCACGAAAGCAAAGAAAGCGATCTCGAATTTTAAGCTCCGGCAGGGGGTGCCCATCGGCGCCCGCGTGACGCTCCGGGGGAGACAGATGTATGAATTTCTTGACCGGCTTGTCAATGTTGCGATGCCGCAGATCCGGGATTTCCGCGGAGTGCCGGACAAATCGTTCGACGGCCGCGGCAATTATACGCTCGGCATCAAAGAACAGATCATTTTCCGCGAGATCGACGCGGACAAAGTAACGAAAATCAACGGCATGGATATCACCTTTGTCACGACGGCGAAGACGGACCTCGAGGCGATGGAGCTGCTCAAAGGGTTCGGCATGCCGTTCGTCAAACGCGATACAGTTCAAAAAGCAAATTAA
- a CDS encoding type Z 30S ribosomal protein S14, with protein sequence MARLAMVVKAKKTPKHPTQKHNRCSLCGRSRAYMRKFGICRLCFRSMALDGKIPGVTKASW encoded by the coding sequence GTGGCACGATTAGCGATGGTTGTTAAAGCAAAGAAAACACCGAAACATCCCACCCAGAAACACAACCGGTGCAGCCTCTGCGGAAGGTCCCGCGCCTATATGCGGAAATTCGGCATCTGCAGACTTTGCTTCCGCTCCATGGCGCTCGACGGGAAAATCCCCGGAGTGACGAAAGCAAGCTGGTAA
- the rpsH gene encoding 30S ribosomal protein S8, with protein MSMSDPIADYLTRVRNALRARHKKVDVPASNLKKEISRILMEQKFIASYTTVDDTKQGIIRIQLKYNDTTSVISGLRRISRPGIRRYHNAGELPRVNNGLGVAVMSTSKGLMTDKQARKENVGGEVLFYVW; from the coding sequence ATGTCAATGTCCGATCCCATAGCTGATTATCTCACGCGAGTCCGCAATGCCCTGCGCGCGCGCCACAAGAAAGTCGATGTCCCTGCGTCGAACCTGAAAAAAGAAATTTCGCGCATTTTGATGGAACAGAAATTCATCGCAAGCTACACGACGGTCGACGATACGAAGCAGGGAATCATCCGTATCCAGCTGAAATACAACGATACAACGAGCGTGATCAGCGGACTGCGCCGCATCAGCCGCCCCGGCATCCGCCGGTACCACAACGCGGGCGAGCTGCCGCGCGTCAACAACGGCCTCGGCGTTGCGGTGATGTCGACGTCCAAAGGATTGATGACAGACAAACAGGCGCGCAAAGAAAATGTCGGCGGCGAAGTTCTGTTCTACGTGTGGTAA